From Vitis vinifera cultivar Pinot Noir 40024 chromosome 3, ASM3070453v1, the proteins below share one genomic window:
- the LOC100853221 gene encoding transcription termination factor MTEF1, chloroplastic, with the protein MLHSLHIPTISSIKSPSSQSLSSSEHPPYLLRFRTSHRENLRYLKTLGIIDPSTKPHKFPSPEAVDQVLSTVNFLKSKGFSEPDFPRLSFLCPKLFSSDSDPTDIEPVFDFLTLDLAASDQESCSLILRCPQILLSDVEYCLRPTLLYLRKLGVEKLNVPTSLNAHLLNTRVERLVAKIRFLRSVGLSYEESARACGRFPAVFGYSIENNLKPKFNYLVREMKRSVEELKVFPQYFAFSLENRIMPRHLHLEQRNVRISLKRMLLWSDQKFYAKWK; encoded by the coding sequence ATGCTTCACTCCCTCCATATCCCAACCATATCTTCCATCAAAAGCCCTAGTTCTCAATCTCTCTCTTCTTCTGAACACCCTCCTTATCTGCTCAGATTCCGTACATCCCACCGTGAAAATCTCCGGTACCTCAAAACCCTGGGCATCATCGATCCAAGCACCAAACCACACAAATTTCCATCGCCAGAAGCCGTAGATCAGGTCCTTTCCACTGTGAATTTCCTTAAATCTAAGGGATTCTCCGAGCCCGATTTCCCCAGACTCTCCTTCCTCTGCCCAAAACTATTCTCTTCCGACTCCGACCCCACCGACATCGAACCGGTTTTTGATTTCCTAACCTTAGATTTGGCCGCGTCGGATCAAGAATCATGCAGTTTGATTCTCCGGTGCCCTCAGATTCTGCTCTCGGATGTAGAGTACTGTTTGAGGCCAACACttctttatttaagaaaattgggAGTAGAGAAGCTCAATGTGCCTACTTCGCTTAACGCCCATCTTTTGAACACTCGGGTGGAGAGGCTTGTGGCGAAGATTAGGTTTTTGCGGAGCGTGGGATTATCGTACGAGGAATCCGCTAGGGCTTGTGGGCGGTTTCCGGCCGTTTTTGGTTATAGTATTGAGAATAATTTGAAGCCCAAGTTTAATTATTTGGTGAGGGAGATGAAGAGGAGTGTTGAGGAATTGAAGGTGTTTCCGCAGTACTTCGCATTTAGCTTGGAGAATCGGATAATGCCGAGGCATTTGCATTTGGAGCAGAGGAATGTTCGGATTTCATTGAAGAGAATGCTATTGTGGAGCGATCAAAAGTTTTATGCGAAATGGAAGTGA